The proteins below are encoded in one region of Synechococcales cyanobacterium T60_A2020_003:
- the ntcA gene encoding global nitrogen regulator NtcA, whose amino-acid sequence MVVTQDKPLASVFRQIGGSAFPPMVETFERGKTIFFPGDPAERVYFLLSGAVKLSRVYEAGEEITVALLRENSVFGVLSLITGNRSDRFYHAVAFTPVELLSLPIEQVEKAFYEHPELSMVMLRGLSSRILQTEMMIETLAHRDMGSRLVSFLLILCRDFGVPSSDGITVDLKLSHQAIAEAIGSTRVTVTRLLGDLRQEGMISIHKKKITVHNPVALSQQFT is encoded by the coding sequence ATGGTTGTGACGCAAGACAAGCCACTGGCAAGCGTTTTTAGACAAATTGGCGGTAGTGCATTTCCACCGATGGTGGAAACCTTTGAGCGAGGAAAGACGATCTTCTTCCCTGGCGATCCGGCAGAGCGAGTGTATTTCCTCCTCAGCGGAGCCGTCAAGTTATCGAGGGTATACGAGGCTGGGGAGGAAATAACGGTAGCCCTCTTGCGCGAGAATAGCGTGTTTGGCGTTCTGTCTCTAATTACGGGGAATCGATCTGATCGGTTCTACCATGCGGTTGCGTTTACCCCGGTCGAGCTTTTATCGTTGCCGATTGAGCAGGTCGAAAAGGCATTCTACGAGCATCCGGAGCTTTCGATGGTGATGCTACGGGGGCTTTCCTCTCGCATTCTCCAAACGGAGATGATGATTGAAACCCTGGCGCATCGGGATATGGGATCTCGGCTCGTCAGCTTTTTACTGATTCTGTGCCGCGATTTTGGTGTTCCGAGCAGTGATGGAATCACCGTGGATTTGAAATTATCCCATCAGGCGATCGCCGAAGCCATCGGATCGACCCGTGTTACGGTCACGCGACTCCTGGGCGACTTGCGCCAAGAAGGAATGATCTCTATCCATAAGAAAAAAATCACCGTTCACAACCCCGTTGCCCTGAGCCAGCAGTTTACCTAG